In Magnetospirillum sp. XM-1, a single window of DNA contains:
- the groL gene encoding chaperonin GroEL (60 kDa chaperone family; promotes refolding of misfolded polypeptides especially under stressful conditions; forms two stacked rings of heptamers to form a barrel-shaped 14mer; ends can be capped by GroES; misfolded proteins enter the barrel where they are refolded when GroES binds), translating to MAAKEVKFSTDARTRMLRGVDILADAVKVTLGPKGRNVVIEKSFGAPRITKDGVTVAKEIELADKFENMGAQMVREVASKTADLAGDGTTTATVLAQAIVREGVKAVAAGLNPMDLKRGVDLAVAAVVENVKSRSRKVATNAEIAQVGTISANGEKEIGDMIAKAMEKVGNEGVITVEEAKGLDTELDVVEGMQFDRGYTSPYFVTNAEKMTCELDNPYILLHEKKLSGLQPLLPVLEQVVQSGRPLVIIAEDIEGEALATLVVNKLRGGLKVAAVKAPGFGDRRKAMLEDIAILTGGQVISEDLGIKLESVNLEMLGTSKRITITKEDTTIVDGSGKKGDIDARCKQIRAQIEETTSDYDREKLQERLAKLAGGVAVIKVGGASEIEVKERKDRVDDALHATRAAVEEGIVPGGGVALLHAVKALEGLKSGNPDQEVGIGIVRRALQAPVRQIAENAGHDGAVVAGKIGESKDLAFGFDAQTGVYTDMIKAGIIDPTKVVRTALQDAASVAGLLITTEAMIAERPKKDVGGMPGGDMGGMGGMGGMGGMDF from the coding sequence ATGGCTGCCAAGGAAGTCAAGTTCTCCACCGACGCCCGCACCCGCATGCTGCGCGGCGTCGACATTCTCGCCGATGCGGTGAAGGTCACCCTGGGTCCCAAGGGCCGCAACGTGGTGATCGAGAAGTCGTTCGGCGCTCCGCGCATCACCAAGGACGGCGTTACCGTCGCCAAGGAGATCGAGCTGGCCGACAAGTTCGAGAACATGGGCGCCCAGATGGTGCGCGAAGTGGCCTCGAAGACCGCCGATCTGGCCGGTGACGGCACCACCACCGCCACCGTGCTGGCCCAGGCCATCGTCCGCGAGGGCGTCAAGGCCGTGGCCGCCGGCCTCAATCCGATGGATCTGAAGCGCGGCGTCGATCTGGCCGTGGCCGCCGTGGTCGAGAACGTGAAGTCGCGTTCGCGCAAGGTCGCCACCAATGCCGAGATCGCCCAGGTCGGCACCATCTCCGCCAACGGCGAGAAGGAAATCGGCGACATGATCGCCAAGGCCATGGAAAAGGTCGGCAACGAGGGTGTGATCACCGTCGAGGAGGCCAAGGGCCTGGACACCGAGCTGGACGTGGTCGAGGGCATGCAGTTCGACCGTGGCTACACCAGCCCGTACTTCGTGACCAACGCCGAGAAGATGACCTGCGAGCTGGATAACCCCTACATCCTGCTGCACGAGAAGAAGCTGTCGGGCCTGCAGCCCCTGCTGCCCGTGCTCGAGCAGGTGGTTCAGTCCGGTCGTCCGCTGGTGATCATCGCCGAGGACATCGAGGGCGAGGCCCTGGCCACCCTGGTGGTCAACAAGTTGCGCGGCGGCCTGAAGGTCGCGGCGGTGAAGGCTCCGGGCTTCGGCGACCGCCGCAAGGCCATGCTGGAAGACATCGCCATCCTGACCGGTGGTCAGGTGATCAGCGAAGACCTCGGCATCAAGCTGGAAAGCGTCAACCTGGAGATGCTGGGCACGTCCAAGCGCATCACCATCACCAAGGAAGACACCACCATCGTCGACGGCTCGGGCAAGAAGGGCGACATCGACGCCCGTTGCAAGCAGATCCGCGCGCAGATCGAGGAGACCACCTCGGACTACGACCGCGAGAAGCTGCAGGAGCGTCTGGCCAAGCTGGCTGGCGGCGTGGCCGTCATCAAGGTCGGCGGCGCGTCCGAGATCGAGGTGAAGGAGCGCAAGGATCGCGTTGACGACGCCCTGCACGCCACCCGCGCCGCGGTCGAGGAAGGCATCGTCCCGGGCGGCGGCGTCGCCCTGCTGCACGCCGTCAAGGCCCTGGAAGGCCTGAAGTCCGGCAACCCGGACCAGGAAGTGGGCATCGGCATCGTCCGTCGCGCGCTGCAGGCTCCGGTGCGTCAGATCGCCGAGAACGCCGGCCATGACGGCGCCGTTGTCGCCGGCAAGATCGGCGAGTCCAAGGACCTGGCCTTCGGCTTCGACGCCCAGACCGGCGTCTACACCGACATGATCAAGGCCGGCATCATCGATCCGACCAAGGTCGTGCGCACCGCGCTGCAGGACGCGGCTTCCGTGGCCGGCCTGCTGATCACCACCGAAGCCATGATCGCCGAGCGCCCCAAGAAGGACGTGGGCGGCATGCCCGGCGGCGACATGGGCGGCATGGGTGGCATGGGCGGCATGGGCGGCATGGACTTCTAA
- a CDS encoding S9 family peptidase: MKTLVIAFLALFVGFVPAARAGLVEEAGGLAVSFSEGGRAVALDALIIRPDDRLRHPLAVLSHGAPRDAADRETMSPGAMRAQAREFARRGWVVVTFMRRGYGQSEGEYVESSGKCASPDYVTSGRRSADDIRAVIRAMAAKPYVDASRILSVGRSAGGLATVALAADPPPGLVAAISFAGGRGSVRPDEVCVPARLVEAFATFGKTSRVPMLWVYAENDHFFGPALARQFHDAFAGAGGKAEFIAAAPFGNDGHSLFSEKGQPIWTRYVDDFLARQHLTLVDRLLPSRDEASITYPGRLSAQGKESFRKFLDASDHKAFALSGDGSYGWRSGQKTIDAAVEDAMANCRKNAKRTCRTVMIDDETVE; the protein is encoded by the coding sequence ATGAAGACGCTGGTCATCGCCTTTCTCGCACTGTTCGTCGGCTTCGTGCCGGCCGCCCGGGCCGGGCTGGTCGAGGAAGCCGGCGGCTTGGCCGTGTCGTTCTCCGAGGGCGGGCGGGCCGTCGCCCTCGACGCGCTGATCATCCGTCCCGACGATCGCCTGCGCCATCCGCTGGCGGTGCTCAGTCATGGCGCGCCCCGCGACGCCGCCGACCGCGAGACGATGAGCCCCGGCGCCATGCGCGCCCAGGCCCGCGAATTCGCCCGAAGGGGCTGGGTGGTGGTCACCTTCATGCGGCGCGGCTATGGCCAGTCCGAAGGCGAGTACGTGGAAAGCAGCGGCAAATGCGCCTCTCCCGACTACGTCACCTCGGGCCGCCGCTCGGCCGATGACATCCGGGCGGTGATCCGCGCCATGGCGGCCAAGCCCTATGTGGATGCGTCGCGCATTCTCAGCGTCGGCCGCTCGGCGGGCGGTCTGGCCACCGTGGCGCTCGCCGCCGATCCGCCCCCCGGCCTGGTCGCCGCCATCAGCTTCGCCGGGGGCAGGGGCTCGGTCCGTCCCGACGAGGTCTGCGTTCCCGCCCGGCTGGTGGAGGCCTTCGCCACTTTCGGCAAGACCTCGCGGGTTCCCATGCTGTGGGTCTATGCCGAGAACGACCATTTTTTCGGGCCCGCTTTGGCCCGGCAGTTCCACGACGCCTTTGCCGGGGCCGGCGGCAAGGCCGAATTCATCGCCGCCGCTCCCTTCGGGAATGACGGGCACAGCCTGTTCTCGGAAAAAGGTCAGCCCATCTGGACGCGTTATGTGGACGACTTCCTGGCGCGGCAGCACCTGACCCTGGTGGACCGGCTGCTGCCCAGCCGCGACGAGGCCTCCATCACCTATCCCGGCCGCCTCAGCGCCCAGGGCAAGGAATCGTTTCGCAAGTTCCTGGACGCCTCGGACCACAAGGCCTTCGCCCTGAGCGGCGACGGAAGCTACGGCTGGCGCAGCGGCCAGAAGACCATCGACGCGGCGGTCGAGGACGCCATGGCCAATTGCCGCAAGAACGCCAAAAGGACCTGCCGCACCGTCATGATCGACGACGAAACGGTGGAGTAG
- a CDS encoding DUF2076 domain-containing protein, whose translation MTPSERDLILSVFDRLSKLAGGPKDREAEALIVERLRAVPDAAYNLVEAVVVQEMAIKENEARIRDLEARLAGQSQPQQPGGGFGRGAWGGGRGSVPATQAPQQQVQQQQYAPPPQQQYAQQPSPWGGQPSAGGGFLRTAAGAAVGVAGGMLLANSISSMFAGGHGGSSAGTGAQTAGDTTINNYYGSSAPAGDTAAQPSYDTTIADDQSYGDFDPGYDVGGGDDSF comes from the coding sequence ATGACCCCCTCCGAACGTGACCTGATTCTTAGCGTGTTCGACCGTCTGTCGAAGCTGGCGGGCGGGCCCAAGGACCGCGAAGCCGAGGCCCTGATCGTTGAGCGCCTGCGCGCCGTGCCGGATGCCGCCTACAACCTAGTCGAGGCGGTGGTGGTGCAGGAAATGGCCATCAAGGAGAACGAGGCCCGCATCCGCGACCTCGAGGCCCGGCTGGCCGGCCAGTCCCAGCCGCAGCAGCCCGGCGGCGGCTTCGGCCGGGGGGCGTGGGGCGGCGGACGCGGCTCGGTGCCCGCCACTCAGGCGCCGCAGCAGCAGGTCCAGCAGCAGCAATACGCGCCGCCTCCGCAGCAGCAATACGCCCAGCAGCCCTCGCCCTGGGGCGGCCAGCCCTCGGCCGGCGGCGGCTTCCTGCGCACGGCGGCGGGTGCCGCGGTGGGCGTGGCCGGCGGCATGCTGCTGGCCAACAGCATCTCGTCCATGTTCGCCGGCGGCCATGGCGGCTCGTCGGCCGGCACCGGCGCGCAAACCGCGGGCGACACCACCATCAACAATTACTACGGCTCGTCGGCCCCGGCGGGCGACACGGCGGCCCAGCCCAGCTACGACACCACCATCGCCGACGACCAGAGCTATGGCGATTTCGACCCCGGCTACGACGTGGGCGGCGGCGACGACAGCTTCTAG
- a CDS encoding hydrogenase-4 component E: MGAQLSYDIAHLIGATVLMAGFSLLYQRRLFAVLNTFAFQALALAAAAAWQAHIQHAPHLYVTAAIALIFKAVIVPIALHWLVEQLGIHRNVETAMSIGWTMMAGVALVALSILLVLPVTANATALTRESLALAMSVVLLGLLMMITRRNAVTQVVGFMALENGLILAAVSAKGMPLVVEISVAFSVLVAMTLFGIFFFRIRERFDTLDLVELETHRGDRQ; this comes from the coding sequence ATGGGGGCGCAGCTTTCCTACGACATCGCCCACCTGATCGGCGCCACGGTGCTGATGGCCGGCTTTTCGCTGCTGTACCAGCGCCGCCTGTTCGCGGTGCTGAACACCTTCGCCTTCCAGGCCCTGGCCCTGGCGGCCGCTGCCGCGTGGCAGGCCCATATCCAGCACGCCCCCCACCTTTACGTCACCGCCGCCATCGCGCTGATCTTCAAGGCGGTGATCGTGCCCATCGCGCTGCATTGGCTGGTGGAGCAACTGGGCATCCACAGGAACGTCGAGACCGCCATGTCCATCGGCTGGACCATGATGGCCGGGGTGGCGCTGGTGGCGCTGTCCATCCTCTTGGTGCTGCCCGTCACCGCCAACGCCACGGCGCTGACCCGCGAAAGCCTGGCCTTGGCCATGAGCGTGGTGCTGCTGGGCCTGCTGATGATGATCACAAGGCGCAACGCGGTGACCCAGGTGGTGGGCTTCATGGCACTGGAGAACGGCTTGATCCTGGCCGCCGTCTCGGCCAAGGGCATGCCGCTGGTGGTGGAGATTTCCGTGGCCTTCTCGGTGCTGGTGGCCATGACCCTGTTCGGCATCTTCTTCTTCCGCATCCGCGAGCGCTTCGACACCCTGGATCTGGTCGAGCTGGAAACCCACCGGGGAGACCGCCAATGA
- a CDS encoding VOC family protein yields MSIDRIDHFVLTVADIAATCAFYQTVLGMEVVEFGAGRKALAFGGQKINLHQKGREFEPKALHPTGGSADFCLTTTIPITEVIAHLNGYGVAIEDGPVARTGARGPLVSVYIRDPDGNLVEISNEAAG; encoded by the coding sequence ATCAGTATCGACCGCATTGACCATTTCGTCCTGACGGTGGCCGACATCGCCGCCACCTGCGCCTTCTACCAGACGGTTCTGGGCATGGAGGTGGTGGAGTTCGGAGCGGGCCGCAAGGCTCTGGCCTTCGGTGGCCAGAAGATCAACTTGCACCAGAAGGGCCGTGAATTCGAGCCCAAGGCCCTCCACCCCACCGGCGGCTCGGCCGATTTCTGCCTGACCACCACCATTCCCATCACGGAGGTGATCGCCCACCTGAACGGATACGGCGTCGCCATCGAGGATGGGCCGGTGGCGAGGACGGGGGCGCGCGGCCCCCTCGTCTCGGTCTATATCCGCGATCCCGACGGCAATCTGGTGGAAATCAGCAACGAAGCCGCCGGTTAA
- the groES gene encoding co-chaperone GroES produces MKFRPLHDRVLVKRLDAEEKTAGGIIIPDTAKEKPMQGEVVAVGSGTRGDDGKLVALDVKAGDRVLFGKWSGTEVKIDGVDLLIMKESDILGILA; encoded by the coding sequence ATGAAGTTCCGTCCGCTCCATGACCGCGTGCTGGTCAAGCGCCTCGACGCCGAAGAGAAGACCGCCGGCGGCATCATCATCCCCGACACCGCCAAGGAAAAGCCCATGCAGGGTGAAGTGGTGGCTGTCGGTTCCGGCACCCGTGGCGACGACGGCAAGCTGGTGGCGCTCGACGTCAAGGCCGGCGACCGCGTGCTGTTCGGCAAGTGGTCCGGCACCGAGGTCAAGATCGACGGTGTCGATCTGCTGATCATGAAGGAATCCGACATTCTCGGCATTCTCGCCTAA
- a CDS encoding nickel-dependent hydrogenase large subunit, translating to MIGDVTLLEFLSLGSPVEAHRPWPRFTLDLKGWRLLVDRLRVAEWAVMAEWAEREHIHVALRDETNGDIAVASHHTADRRFLALGNVRPGVIRIERAIHDVWGLAPVGLEDKRHWLDHGRWPSRMPLSAQPMAPASEPDSYPFLKAVGDGLHQIPVGPVHAGVIEPGHFRFHCQGEAVVRLEQRLGYQHKGIEGLMAGATLAKAARIAARVSGDSTVAYSLAFARAVEAATGCEVPPRAHWIRGVMAEMERVANHVFDIGAVCNDAAFAIMLSHMGVLREKIVRANDALFGHRLNMDRIVPGGVARDLSDEGAEALKHLLHGFVRLFEEAYQLYENSPSLSDRTVSTGVVQTSLVHRFGAGGFVGRASGRGHDARQSPGYPPYDKLDMTVPVLTEGDVNARVQVRFAEARESLHLINRMLHEMPEGATSVPVPDVAGEGLGLAESFRGEVVVWLRLGEDGVVERCHAHDPSWFQWPLLEAAIEGNIVADFPLCNKSFNCSYSGHDL from the coding sequence ATGATCGGCGACGTCACCCTTCTCGAGTTCCTCTCGCTCGGCTCGCCTGTCGAGGCGCACCGGCCGTGGCCGCGCTTCACCCTCGACCTCAAGGGCTGGCGGCTGCTGGTCGACCGCCTCCGGGTGGCGGAATGGGCGGTGATGGCCGAATGGGCCGAGCGCGAGCATATCCACGTGGCGCTCAGAGACGAGACCAATGGCGACATCGCCGTGGCGTCGCACCACACGGCCGACCGCCGCTTCCTGGCGCTGGGCAACGTCCGGCCGGGGGTGATCCGCATCGAGCGCGCCATCCACGACGTCTGGGGGCTGGCCCCCGTCGGTCTCGAGGACAAGCGCCACTGGCTGGACCACGGGCGCTGGCCGTCGCGCATGCCCCTTTCCGCCCAGCCCATGGCCCCGGCCTCCGAGCCCGATTCCTATCCCTTCCTCAAGGCGGTGGGCGACGGCCTGCACCAGATTCCGGTGGGTCCCGTCCATGCCGGCGTCATCGAGCCCGGCCATTTCCGCTTCCATTGCCAGGGCGAGGCGGTGGTCAGGCTGGAACAGCGCCTGGGCTACCAGCACAAGGGCATCGAGGGCCTGATGGCCGGCGCAACCCTGGCCAAGGCGGCGCGCATCGCCGCCCGGGTGTCGGGCGATTCCACCGTGGCCTATTCCCTGGCCTTCGCCCGCGCCGTTGAGGCCGCCACCGGCTGCGAGGTGCCGCCCCGCGCTCACTGGATCCGGGGCGTGATGGCCGAGATGGAGCGGGTGGCCAACCATGTCTTCGACATCGGCGCGGTGTGCAACGACGCCGCCTTCGCCATCATGCTGTCGCATATGGGCGTGCTGCGCGAGAAGATCGTGCGGGCCAACGACGCCCTGTTCGGCCATCGCCTCAACATGGACCGCATCGTGCCGGGCGGCGTGGCCCGCGACCTGTCGGACGAGGGGGCGGAAGCGCTGAAGCACCTGCTGCACGGCTTCGTTCGCCTGTTCGAGGAAGCCTATCAGCTCTACGAGAACTCGCCCTCGCTGTCCGATCGCACGGTGTCGACCGGCGTCGTCCAGACCTCGCTGGTCCACCGCTTCGGGGCCGGCGGCTTCGTCGGGCGGGCCTCGGGGCGCGGCCACGACGCAAGGCAATCGCCGGGCTATCCCCCCTACGACAAGCTGGACATGACCGTCCCCGTGCTGACCGAGGGCGACGTCAACGCCCGCGTGCAGGTGCGCTTCGCCGAGGCCCGGGAATCGCTGCACCTGATCAACCGCATGCTGCACGAGATGCCGGAAGGCGCCACAAGCGTGCCGGTGCCCGATGTGGCGGGCGAGGGGCTGGGCCTGGCCGAAAGCTTCCGGGGCGAGGTGGTGGTCTGGCTGCGCCTGGGCGAGGATGGCGTGGTGGAGCGCTGCCACGCCCACGATCCCTCGTGGTTCCAGTGGCCGCTGCTGGAGGCCGCCATCGAAGGCAACATCGTCGCCGACTTCCCGCTGTGCAACAAGTCGTTCAACTGTTCCTACTCGGGGCATGATCTATGA
- a CDS encoding NADH-quinone oxidoreductase subunit B family protein, which translates to MIPPIAKILARHLLKGPHTQKDAPRPDPDGVVELAEALGRRARDRLGRSLSIREVDAGSCNGCELEIHAVNHPIYDLERFGIRFVASPRHADVLLVTGPVTRNMEEALRRTVEATPEPRWVVAMGDCGRDGGCFAGSYAVVGGVSEVVPVDLHIPGCPPSPRQILAGLLALLDCVDKG; encoded by the coding sequence ATGATCCCGCCCATCGCCAAGATCCTGGCCCGCCACCTGCTGAAGGGCCCCCACACCCAGAAGGACGCGCCGCGTCCCGATCCCGACGGCGTCGTGGAACTGGCCGAGGCGCTGGGCCGCCGGGCGCGGGACCGGCTGGGCCGCTCGCTGTCCATCCGCGAGGTGGACGCCGGTTCGTGCAATGGCTGCGAGCTGGAGATCCACGCCGTCAACCATCCCATCTACGACCTGGAACGCTTCGGCATCCGCTTTGTCGCCAGCCCGCGCCACGCCGACGTGCTGCTGGTCACCGGCCCGGTGACGCGCAACATGGAAGAGGCGCTCCGCCGCACGGTGGAGGCCACCCCCGAACCGCGCTGGGTGGTGGCCATGGGTGATTGCGGTCGTGATGGCGGCTGCTTCGCCGGGTCCTACGCCGTGGTGGGCGGAGTCTCGGAGGTGGTGCCGGTGGATTTGCACATTCCCGGCTGCCCGCCCAGCCCCCGCCAGATCCTCGCCGGGCTGCTGGCCCTGCTGGATTGCGTGGACAAGGGATAG
- a CDS encoding hydrogenase 4 subunit F, with protein sequence MIGGFTLLPGLDNPLLWILGVPLGSAGFLAVLKDWRAATWINVLASGVTFASSLLLIHVRPEPTRLLFIDDFNVYLVVLTAFVGLTTSIFSAAYIARESEAQRLSDLHLRFYHSMYQAFLFTMLLALCANNTGVMWVAVEAATLTTVLMVSLYRTREAIEAAWKYFILCSVGIGLALFGTTLVYLAAQPVMGDGADAMAWTLMIKQAHRFQPDLLNLAFVFVLVGYGTKVGLAPLHAWLPDAHAEGPTPISAVLSGLLLNVALYALLRFKMVIAANGATLTPGPLLIVMGLSSLFLSAFMLYRRGDIKRLFAYSSIEHMGVITFAFGMGGAVANFAGLLHMTMHSLTKSAIFFAVGIISQNLGTKRIAAIRGLTSSHPVLGWGFVLAVLAIAGLPPMGVFMSEFLVLSSTFARQPLLAIPLAIGLLLAFGALVARLQSMAFGEPPPHAHAHGKAGPLSTALALTPLWVHMALVLVAGLYLPKELVAWFQHVARFLG encoded by the coding sequence ATGATCGGGGGCTTCACCTTGCTGCCCGGCCTCGACAATCCGCTGTTGTGGATTCTGGGCGTGCCGCTGGGTTCGGCCGGCTTTCTGGCGGTGCTGAAGGACTGGCGGGCGGCCACCTGGATCAACGTGCTGGCGTCGGGGGTCACCTTCGCCTCGTCGCTGTTGCTGATCCATGTGCGGCCCGAGCCGACGCGGCTGCTGTTCATCGACGATTTCAACGTCTATCTGGTGGTGTTGACCGCCTTTGTTGGCCTCACCACCTCCATCTTCTCGGCCGCCTATATCGCGCGGGAATCCGAGGCGCAGCGGCTGTCCGACCTGCATTTGCGCTTCTACCACTCCATGTACCAGGCCTTCCTGTTCACCATGCTGCTGGCCCTTTGCGCCAACAATACCGGTGTGATGTGGGTGGCGGTGGAGGCGGCGACGTTGACCACCGTGCTGATGGTGAGCCTGTATCGCACCCGCGAGGCCATCGAGGCGGCGTGGAAGTACTTCATCCTGTGCTCGGTGGGCATCGGCCTCGCGCTGTTCGGCACCACCCTGGTCTACCTTGCCGCCCAGCCGGTGATGGGCGACGGGGCCGACGCCATGGCCTGGACCCTGATGATCAAGCAGGCTCATCGCTTCCAGCCCGACCTTCTGAACCTGGCCTTCGTCTTCGTGCTGGTGGGCTACGGCACCAAGGTGGGTCTGGCGCCCTTGCACGCCTGGCTGCCCGACGCCCATGCGGAAGGCCCCACCCCCATCTCGGCGGTGCTGTCGGGCCTGCTGCTCAACGTGGCGCTTTACGCCCTGCTGCGCTTCAAGATGGTCATCGCCGCCAATGGCGCCACGCTGACGCCCGGCCCGCTCTTGATCGTCATGGGCCTGTCGAGCCTGTTCCTGTCGGCCTTCATGCTGTACCGGCGCGGCGACATCAAGCGGCTGTTCGCCTATTCCTCCATCGAACACATGGGGGTGATCACCTTCGCCTTCGGCATGGGCGGCGCGGTGGCCAATTTCGCCGGTCTGCTGCACATGACCATGCACTCGCTGACCAAGTCGGCCATCTTCTTCGCCGTCGGCATCATCAGCCAGAACTTAGGCACCAAGCGCATCGCCGCCATCCGGGGGCTGACCTCCTCGCACCCGGTGCTGGGCTGGGGCTTCGTGCTGGCGGTGCTGGCCATTGCCGGCCTGCCCCCCATGGGGGTGTTCATGAGCGAATTCCTGGTGCTGAGTTCCACCTTCGCCCGTCAGCCGCTGCTGGCCATCCCGCTGGCCATCGGCCTGCTGCTGGCCTTCGGCGCCCTGGTGGCCCGGCTGCAAAGCATGGCCTTCGGCGAGCCGCCGCCCCACGCCCACGCCCACGGCAAGGCCGGGCCGCTGTCCACCGCCCTGGCGCTGACGCCGCTTTGGGTCCACATGGCCCTGGTGCTGGTGGCCGGCCTCTATCTGCCCAAGGAACTGGTGGCGTGGTTCCAGCATGTGGCGAGGTTCCTGGGATGA
- a CDS encoding carboxysome shell carbonic anhydrase domain-containg protein produces MPDIHRRPIPERIDWLFDLARRHGEVFRGPEAWLARQRYLAEHPTAIAVLKCMDGRINIPVATNTPAGILMPFRNLGGMFDLGWPHLGEVLAHHVTRMVESGRRVLFLITYHWSKGDRKRGCAGFGYDTDAAIAHTRQIRAQLEHIFGTGHGTVYPLVCGFETDEDALVIHGRGGATLDLAALSASEAATLEPRLAALLPDMPAQMRADLLPLLLGNLEHVATVRDQTRRHERLLDVEHREWMICLGRGFDFLHTPNLALIIGPYSPDLADPLRKAAGIIEDNMKAGRIPDDGFLLLASVPYDEIGVDRARAELKSRFLSDFAAGVLAEDFPQLAAKMSKRTAVLDWRSRDLELLAD; encoded by the coding sequence ATGCCCGACATTCACCGCCGTCCCATTCCTGAGCGCATCGACTGGCTGTTCGACCTGGCCCGCCGCCATGGCGAGGTGTTTCGCGGCCCCGAGGCATGGCTGGCCCGCCAGCGCTATCTCGCCGAACACCCCACCGCCATCGCCGTGCTGAAATGCATGGACGGGCGCATCAACATTCCCGTCGCCACCAACACGCCGGCCGGCATCCTGATGCCGTTCCGCAATCTGGGCGGCATGTTCGACCTGGGCTGGCCCCATCTGGGCGAGGTGCTGGCCCACCACGTCACCCGCATGGTGGAGTCGGGACGCCGGGTGCTGTTCCTGATCACCTACCACTGGTCCAAGGGCGACAGGAAGCGCGGCTGCGCCGGGTTCGGCTACGACACCGACGCCGCCATCGCTCATACCCGCCAGATTCGCGCCCAGCTGGAGCATATCTTCGGCACCGGCCACGGCACGGTCTATCCCCTGGTCTGCGGCTTCGAGACCGACGAGGACGCCCTGGTGATCCACGGCCGTGGCGGCGCGACCCTCGACCTCGCCGCCCTGTCTGCGTCCGAGGCCGCCACCCTGGAGCCGCGCCTCGCCGCCCTGCTGCCCGACATGCCGGCCCAGATGCGCGCTGATCTGTTGCCGCTGCTTCTCGGGAACCTGGAGCACGTCGCCACGGTGCGCGACCAGACCCGCCGTCACGAGCGCCTGCTGGACGTGGAGCATCGCGAATGGATGATCTGCCTGGGCCGGGGCTTCGACTTCCTGCACACCCCCAACCTGGCCCTGATCATCGGCCCCTACAGCCCCGATCTGGCCGATCCCTTGCGCAAGGCCGCCGGCATCATCGAGGACAACATGAAGGCCGGGCGCATTCCCGACGACGGCTTCCTGCTGCTGGCCTCGGTGCCCTATGACGAGATCGGCGTCGACCGGGCGCGGGCCGAGCTGAAGTCGCGCTTCCTCTCCGACTTCGCCGCAGGCGTGCTGGCCGAGGACTTCCCCCAGCTGGCGGCAAAGATGAGCAAGCGCACCGCCGTGCTGGACTGGCGGTCGCGGGATCTGGAACTGCTGGCCGATTAA
- a CDS encoding DUF1178 family protein, producing the protein MILYTLRCSHDHHFEEWFDNSGDYDAKKEAGALTCPECGDKEVGKAIMAPNVGKGRAAAAPPPSCGTPMGCGGCPMAGSH; encoded by the coding sequence ATGATCCTCTATACGCTGCGCTGCTCCCACGACCACCACTTCGAGGAATGGTTCGACAACAGCGGCGATTACGACGCCAAGAAGGAGGCCGGCGCTCTGACCTGTCCCGAATGCGGCGACAAGGAAGTGGGCAAGGCGATCATGGCCCCCAACGTGGGCAAGGGCCGTGCGGCCGCCGCCCCGCCGCCGTCCTGCGGCACCCCCATGGGCTGCGGCGGCTGCCCCATGGCGGGAAGCCATTGA